Genomic segment of Ruegeria sp. TM1040:
CTACAATCGAGAGCTCTATCGCGGGATTTGCTCGGCAGACGACCCCGAAGCGCTGCTGGCGATGCTGCGGCCTGACATTCAGGAAGAACAGCAGCGCGAAGACATTCTGCAGGCCATGACCCTGACCTCAGGTGACCTGCTTCCCAATTCCAACACAACAGAGGCGAACTGACACATGGCTACGATTCCTGCTGCAACAGCAGCCGCTCAGTCCAGTGACGCCCTCAACCAGACCCATTGGTTCTGGGGCAAGCTCGGCTGGGACATCTTTCCCTTCTACGATCCAATCATCTTTGGCACCTTTATCGGGACCTGTATCCTTGCGGCCGGGGTGGTCGGCATAGTGCTCTACTACCGCCTTCTGCCCTATCTGTGGAACGAGTGGTTCACCACGGTGGACCACAAGAAAATCGGCATCATGTACATGATCCTTGCGGTTGTGATGTTGGTGCGTGGCTTTGCCGATGCAGTGCTGATGCGGCTGCATCAGGCGCTGGCCTCGGCGGGATATGTGGGCTTCTTGCCCGCTTATCACTACGATCAGGTCTTTACCGCGCATGGCGTGATCATGATCTTCTTCGTGGCGATGCCCTTTATCACCGGCTTCATGAACTATGTGATGCCGCTACAGATCGGGGCGCGCGACGTGGCCTTTCCGTTCCTCAACAACTTCAGCTTCTGGCTGACGGTGTCGGGTGCGGTGCTGATCATGATCTCGCTCTTTGTGGGGGAGTTTGCCGCGACCGGCTGGCTGGCCTACGCGCCGCTTTCGGGCCTGAAGTTCAGCCCCGGCGTCGGCATGGACTACTACTTGTGGTCGCTCAACATTGCCGGGATCGGCACCACGCTCTCGGGCATCAACCTCGTTGTGACCCTCGTCAAGATGCGCGCACCGGGCATGACCTGGATGAAGCTGCCGATTTTCAGCTGGACCACGCTCTGTACCAACATCTTGATTGTTGTGACCTTCCCGGTCCTCACCGCGACCCTCGCGCTGCTGACTGCGGATCGCTACCTCGGCACCCATTTCTTTACCAATGAGATGGGCGGCAACCCGATGATGTATGTGAACCTGATCTGGATCTGGGGCCACCCGGAGGTCTACATCCTGATCCTGCCGATCTTTGGGATCTTTTCCGAGATCGTCGCGACCTTCTGCGGCAAACGCCTCTTTGGCTATGCCTCCATGGTCTATGCGACCTGCGTCATCATGGTCCTGAGCTACATCGTCTGGCTGCACCACTTCTTTACGATGGGGGCTGGTGCGGATGTGAACTCCTTCTTTGGGATCACAACGATGATCATCTCGATCCCCACGGGGGCCAAGCTCTTCAACTGGCTCTTCACCATGTACAAGGGGCGTATCCGCTTTGAACTTCCGATGATGTGGACCATCGCCTTTATGCTGACCTTTGTGGTCGGGGGCATGACCGGCGTGCTTCTGGCGGTGCCGCCTGCGGACTACGTGCTGCATAACTCCTTGTTCCTGATTGCACATTTCCACAATGTGATTATCGGGGGTGTTGTGTTCGGCATCTTTGCGGGCATCACCTACTGGTGGCCCAAGGCCTTTGGCTTCCACCTCGATCCTTTCTGGGGCAAGGTCAGCTTCTGGGGCTGGGTCGGCGGGTTCTGGGTGGCCTTCATGCCGCTCTATCTCCTCGGCCTGATGGGCGTCACCCGTCGTCTGAGCCAGTTTGAAGACACCATCTATGCGGGGTATTTCTTTACCGCCCTCATCGGCGCGCTGATGATCGCGGTCGGGCTTCTGGCCTTCCTCGTGCAGATCTTCGTGTCGATCCGCAACCGCGAGAAATTGGCGGTGGGCAATGATCCTTGGGGCGGGCGCACGCTGGAGTGGTCCACCACCTCGCCGCCGCCCTATTACAACTTTGCCTTCACCCCGCGCGTCTACGAGCGCGACGCCTGGCACCATATGAAAACCCATGACGCCAAGGCGCCGACCTCGGGCTTCGTACCGATCCACATGCCGCACTACACGGCAAGCGGGATCATTCTGGCGGGGCTGATGACGGTAATGGGCTTTGCACTGGTCTGGCA
This window contains:
- the cyoB gene encoding cytochrome o ubiquinol oxidase subunit I, whose protein sequence is MATIPAATAAAQSSDALNQTHWFWGKLGWDIFPFYDPIIFGTFIGTCILAAGVVGIVLYYRLLPYLWNEWFTTVDHKKIGIMYMILAVVMLVRGFADAVLMRLHQALASAGYVGFLPAYHYDQVFTAHGVIMIFFVAMPFITGFMNYVMPLQIGARDVAFPFLNNFSFWLTVSGAVLIMISLFVGEFAATGWLAYAPLSGLKFSPGVGMDYYLWSLNIAGIGTTLSGINLVVTLVKMRAPGMTWMKLPIFSWTTLCTNILIVVTFPVLTATLALLTADRYLGTHFFTNEMGGNPMMYVNLIWIWGHPEVYILILPIFGIFSEIVATFCGKRLFGYASMVYATCVIMVLSYIVWLHHFFTMGAGADVNSFFGITTMIISIPTGAKLFNWLFTMYKGRIRFELPMMWTIAFMLTFVVGGMTGVLLAVPPADYVLHNSLFLIAHFHNVIIGGVVFGIFAGITYWWPKAFGFHLDPFWGKVSFWGWVGGFWVAFMPLYLLGLMGVTRRLSQFEDTIYAGYFFTALIGALMIAVGLLAFLVQIFVSIRNREKLAVGNDPWGGRTLEWSTTSPPPYYNFAFTPRVYERDAWHHMKTHDAKAPTSGFVPIHMPHYTASGIILAGLMTVMGFALVWHIWWLSALMFLASLAYGIAHTFNYNRDYYVPAEEVSEIETGQRTVATPAE